GTTCCAGAGGATATAATAATCATTCCACATTTTGCTACCCATCTCCGTCTACATAAATTGTGTCTGTACTTTACTCACTTATTGATAACCATTATCAATTATTATGATGAAGTACGCAATACAACCGATGTATAAGCATCCATTCAGACAAAAAAAGAGCTATTCAAATCCTTCTCTTAACATCCGATATATGTAAATAGAACCATGATAAAGCGGAGAAGGAGAACAGAGGATATGAATTCAATCTCATCTGCAACCAAAAGCAGTTTCACTCCCGGGAATCAAGTCTCCAATCGGGATAAAGAAATTCAGGGACTTATGAAACAAAAGGCTCGACTTAATGAGGATCTACAGGCGGTTAAAACCAATGATCAACTTGATAGCAAAATAAAAGCCGAACGAGTTAAATCTTTAACTAGTTTCATTCAACAAGTTGATAACCAAATTTCCCAAATTCAATCAGAAGAACTTCAAGAGAAAAATAAAACAAATCAGTCTGAGAAACCTAAGCAGCAAGAAGAACCTTCTCAATCTAGTGAAGGGTCCTTAGATCCATCCATGAATCATATTGTTAAACATAGCCAGACATATGATCAGTTGGGTAAATTAGTAGGCTTACGTGATCGAATGCATGGTTCCATTAAAACTCTTGAGGGAGAGACCAGATTCGATCGGATCGTTCTGGATAATGACACGGGTAATGATATGGGAAAATCAATGATGCTAGAAAACGCAGAGCAAACTGTTTTTAAAATGAAGCGTGAAATGGTTCAGGATATCAACTCTCAGCTGAGCAAGACGGATCAGAAAATTGGAGATCTGATAAAAGAAATCCATCAACCTGCGTCAAAAGATTCACTTAAGTCGCCTCCGTATAAAACCTCAACGAACAAAGAAGATCAGGAAGTAAATGAAAGAAAGAAAACGGGAAGTAAGGAGCATCCATCAGATGGCGGAACCACAGATCAGAAATCAGGAAATGGTCTGCAAACTCCGGCTTCTGCATCTCCTGCTACTTCATATCCATCCGTCGATATTCGAATCTGAGCACGCTCTGATTACACTAACTTATATGTATACATATTGGGGTTGAAGTGTTTTCTATTCGGCACACAGCCTTCGACCCTCACGCATCAAATGATAGAAAAACCACTATGACAGGTGACTAATACCTGATACGTAGTGGTTTTTCAGCATTTTAACGTTTGGGTATTAAGGCGAAGCCTAGGATTACAAAGAAGCTTTCTTGTAAAA
This Paenibacillus xylanexedens DNA region includes the following protein-coding sequences:
- a CDS encoding FlxA-like family protein; protein product: MNSISSATKSSFTPGNQVSNRDKEIQGLMKQKARLNEDLQAVKTNDQLDSKIKAERVKSLTSFIQQVDNQISQIQSEELQEKNKTNQSEKPKQQEEPSQSSEGSLDPSMNHIVKHSQTYDQLGKLVGLRDRMHGSIKTLEGETRFDRIVLDNDTGNDMGKSMMLENAEQTVFKMKREMVQDINSQLSKTDQKIGDLIKEIHQPASKDSLKSPPYKTSTNKEDQEVNERKKTGSKEHPSDGGTTDQKSGNGLQTPASASPATSYPSVDIRI